A window of Pseudomonas monteilii contains these coding sequences:
- a CDS encoding matrix metalloproteinase-11 has protein sequence MHRYGPHSSIICDTESRGGVRNIAELQLDATQGFIPLWSEGSILRWRFREQSLLPFEDPEAVKAAIEALFCKALRAWGEAVPVSFARDDDAWDFQVVVQAVERCDETGGCVLASAFFPDPGRHDLVIYPTLFKQDEAEQIETLAHELGHVFGLRHWFAPQREAGFPSTPYGVQNAVSIMNYGPDSQLTDDDRQDLKQLYEDAWSGRLTQINGTPIRLVSPFHTLREQPKRVVMI, from the coding sequence GTGCACCGCTACGGGCCGCACAGCTCGATCATCTGCGACACCGAATCCCGAGGCGGCGTGCGCAACATCGCCGAGCTTCAACTCGACGCCACCCAGGGCTTCATCCCGTTGTGGAGCGAAGGTTCGATCCTGCGCTGGCGCTTTCGCGAGCAGTCGTTGCTGCCCTTCGAGGACCCCGAGGCGGTCAAGGCCGCCATCGAAGCGCTGTTCTGCAAGGCGCTGCGCGCCTGGGGCGAGGCGGTTCCGGTCAGTTTTGCGCGCGACGACGATGCCTGGGACTTCCAGGTCGTGGTGCAGGCCGTCGAGCGCTGCGACGAGACCGGGGGCTGCGTGCTGGCCAGCGCGTTCTTCCCAGACCCCGGCCGGCATGACCTGGTCATCTACCCGACCTTGTTCAAGCAGGACGAAGCCGAACAGATCGAGACCCTCGCCCATGAGCTGGGCCATGTGTTCGGCCTGCGCCACTGGTTCGCCCCCCAGCGTGAAGCGGGCTTTCCCTCGACGCCCTACGGCGTGCAGAACGCCGTGTCGATCATGAACTACGGCCCCGACAGCCAGCTGACGGACGATGACCGCCAGGACCTCAAGCAGCTGTACGAAGACGCCTGGAGCGGTCGCCTGACCCAGATCAACGGCACCCCGATCCGCCTGGTCAGCCCTTTCCACACGCTCAGGGAGCAGCCCAAACGGGTCGTGATGATCTAG
- a CDS encoding acetyltransferase translates to MGPSAAKKHFHKRLKKGIKGLSKVDRGRAEFLARYPRYSMGRGSYGMPTVQDYRAGQTLRIGAYTSLAGTSRILLGGNHRIDSVTSYPFHAFMALDMPDPTPPTGDVVIGNDVWVCTAATILSGVTIGDGAVVATGAVVTRDVPPYAIVGGVPAKVIGYRFPEDIRERLLALAWWTWPHEEILSIAPLLSVPDLQAFFAYVEQRARPVG, encoded by the coding sequence CTGGGGCCGTCGGCCGCCAAGAAGCACTTTCACAAGCGCCTGAAAAAGGGCATCAAGGGGCTGTCCAAGGTCGACCGAGGCCGTGCCGAGTTTCTTGCCCGCTATCCACGCTACAGCATGGGACGTGGCTCCTATGGCATGCCCACGGTGCAGGACTACCGCGCCGGGCAGACCTTGAGGATCGGTGCCTACACCTCGCTGGCGGGCACCTCGCGCATCCTGCTGGGCGGCAACCACCGGATCGACTCGGTCACTTCGTACCCGTTTCATGCCTTCATGGCGCTGGACATGCCCGACCCGACCCCGCCCACGGGCGATGTGGTGATCGGCAATGACGTCTGGGTCTGCACCGCCGCGACGATCCTGTCCGGCGTGACCATCGGCGACGGTGCGGTGGTCGCCACGGGCGCGGTGGTGACCCGGGACGTCCCGCCCTATGCGATCGTCGGCGGCGTGCCGGCCAAGGTCATCGGCTATCGCTTCCCCGAGGACATCCGTGAGCGCCTGCTGGCGTTGGCCTGGTGGACCTGGCCCCACGAAGAGATCCTGTCGATCGCGCCCCTGCTGTCGGTGCCGGACCTGCAGGCGTTCTTCGCCTATGTCGAGCAGCGCGCGCGTCCAGTGGGCTGA
- a CDS encoding diguanylate cyclase AdrA yields MSERTGKGLSFAKRMYVPRALGTGLGFFCVMIGLGPQQPAWWLWGLLLAHGFLWPHLAYQLARRSAQPFRAEQRSLVCDGLLGGCWAGAMGLNPLPSVIILSMIAMDKIAAGGVYMLVKVLVAQVVGIVLVLWLYAPPLFPETTQQQMLACLPILLIYPMVVGLVCYRITTQLSAHKRTLTHLSKTDSLTGLINHGAWKELLRLEFQRCRDVAHVNTLALIDIDHFKTVNDRYGHLVGDEVLKVISTALTGQLRKSDPAARYGGDEFCVMLPDVTPREAIEVLERLRQAVEAWHDPRLPGLRLSLSIGVAPFDHRLSSADAWLHAADMALYQAKDAGRNRIVMAALGQQQRAAG; encoded by the coding sequence ATGAGCGAACGAACGGGCAAAGGCCTCTCTTTTGCCAAGCGCATGTACGTGCCCCGCGCCCTCGGCACGGGCTTGGGCTTTTTCTGCGTGATGATCGGCCTAGGGCCACAACAGCCGGCCTGGTGGCTGTGGGGGCTGCTGCTGGCCCATGGATTCCTCTGGCCGCACCTGGCCTATCAGCTGGCGCGTCGATCCGCCCAGCCGTTTCGTGCCGAGCAGCGCAGCCTGGTCTGCGATGGCCTGCTCGGGGGTTGCTGGGCCGGCGCGATGGGCCTCAATCCGCTGCCGAGCGTGATCATCCTGTCGATGATCGCCATGGACAAGATCGCGGCCGGTGGCGTGTACATGCTGGTCAAGGTGCTGGTGGCGCAGGTCGTGGGCATCGTCCTGGTCCTGTGGCTCTACGCACCGCCCCTGTTCCCCGAGACCACCCAGCAGCAGATGCTCGCCTGCCTGCCGATCCTGCTGATCTACCCGATGGTGGTCGGTCTGGTCTGCTACCGCATCACCACCCAGCTGAGCGCGCACAAGCGCACCCTGACGCACCTGAGCAAGACCGACAGCCTGACCGGGCTGATCAACCATGGCGCCTGGAAAGAGCTGCTGCGCCTGGAATTCCAACGCTGTCGCGACGTGGCGCACGTCAACACTCTGGCCCTGATCGACATCGACCACTTCAAGACGGTCAACGACCGCTATGGGCACCTGGTGGGGGATGAGGTGCTCAAGGTCATCAGCACGGCGCTTACCGGCCAACTGCGCAAGAGCGACCCGGCCGCCCGCTACGGCGGCGACGAGTTCTGCGTGATGCTGCCCGACGTGACGCCCCGCGAGGCCATCGAGGTGCTCGAGCGCCTGCGCCAGGCCGTCGAAGCCTGGCATGACCCTCGGTTGCCCGGCCTGCGCCTGAGCCTGAGCATCGGTGTCGCACCGTTCGACCACCGCCTGAGCAGCGCCGATGCCTGGCTGCATGCAGCGGACATGGCCCTGTACCAGGCCAAGGACGCCGGGCGTAATCGGATCGTGATGGCGGCCTTGGGGCAGCAACAGCGGGCGGCGGGTTGA
- a CDS encoding preprotein translocase subunit YajC produces MSFLIPAAYADAAPAAAAGPAGTGFEWIFLVGFLVIFYLMIWRPQAKRAKEQKNLLGALQKGDEVVTTGGIAGKIVKVADDFVVLEVSDNVELKFQKGAVAATLPKGTLKAI; encoded by the coding sequence ATGAGCTTTCTGATTCCAGCCGCCTATGCGGATGCTGCCCCTGCTGCTGCCGCAGGCCCTGCCGGTACCGGCTTCGAGTGGATCTTCCTGGTCGGCTTCCTGGTCATCTTCTACCTGATGATCTGGCGTCCGCAGGCCAAGCGCGCCAAAGAGCAGAAGAACCTGCTCGGTGCCTTGCAGAAGGGCGACGAAGTGGTGACCACCGGTGGTATCGCCGGCAAGATCGTCAAGGTCGCCGACGACTTCGTGGTGCTGGAAGTGTCCGACAACGTCGAACTGAAGTTCCAGAAGGGTGCCGTGGCGGCGACCCTGCCGAAAGGTACGCTCAAGGCTATCTGA
- the tgt gene encoding tRNA guanosine(34) transglycosylase Tgt (Exchanges the guanine residue with 7-aminomethyl-7-deazaguanine in tRNAs with GU(N) anticodons (tRNA-Asp, -Asn, -His and -Tyr)) → MSRTCRMSFELLATDGKARRGRLTFPRGTVETPAFMPVGTYGTVKGMLPRDIEAIGAEIILGNTFHLWLRPGTEVIKKHGGLHDFMQWKGPILTDSGGFQVFSLGAMRKIKEEGVTFASPVDGSKVFMGPEESMQVQRDLDSDIVMIFDECTPYPAEPDVARTSMELSLRWAQRSKNAHGDNTAALFGIVQGGMHEDLRMRSLEGLDKIGFDGLAIGGLSVGEPKHEMIKVLDYLPGQMPADKPRYLMGVGKPEDLVEGVRRGVDMFDCVMPTRNARNGHLFIDTGVIKIRNAFHRHDDSPLDPTCDCYTCTHFSRAYLHHLDKCGEMLSSMLNTIHNLRHYQRLMAGLREAIQQGKLAAFVDAFYAKRGLPVPPLA, encoded by the coding sequence ATGAGTCGCACCTGTCGTATGTCCTTCGAACTGCTGGCCACCGACGGCAAGGCCCGTCGCGGTCGGCTGACCTTCCCCCGTGGCACCGTGGAGACCCCGGCGTTCATGCCGGTGGGCACCTATGGCACGGTCAAGGGCATGCTGCCGCGGGACATCGAGGCCATCGGCGCGGAGATCATCCTGGGCAACACCTTCCACCTGTGGCTGCGCCCTGGTACCGAAGTGATCAAGAAGCACGGCGGGCTGCACGACTTCATGCAGTGGAAAGGCCCGATCCTCACCGACTCCGGCGGCTTCCAGGTGTTCAGCCTGGGCGCCATGCGCAAGATCAAGGAGGAAGGGGTCACCTTCGCCTCGCCGGTCGACGGCTCCAAGGTGTTCATGGGCCCGGAAGAGTCGATGCAGGTCCAGCGCGACCTGGACTCGGACATCGTGATGATCTTCGACGAATGCACCCCGTACCCGGCCGAGCCGGACGTCGCGCGCACCTCGATGGAGCTGTCGCTGCGCTGGGCGCAACGCTCGAAGAACGCCCATGGCGACAACACGGCCGCGCTGTTCGGCATCGTCCAGGGCGGCATGCACGAAGACTTGCGCATGCGCTCGCTGGAAGGCCTGGACAAGATCGGCTTCGACGGCCTGGCGATCGGCGGCCTGTCGGTGGGCGAGCCCAAACACGAGATGATCAAGGTGCTGGACTACCTGCCGGGGCAGATGCCGGCTGACAAACCTCGTTACCTTATGGGGGTAGGCAAACCGGAAGATCTCGTCGAGGGTGTGCGCCGCGGCGTCGACATGTTCGACTGCGTGATGCCGACGCGCAATGCGCGCAACGGTCATCTGTTCATCGACACCGGGGTGATCAAGATCCGCAACGCGTTCCATCGCCACGATGATTCGCCGCTGGATCCGACCTGCGACTGCTACACCTGCACGCACTTCTCCCGCGCCTATCTGCATCACTTGGACAAGTGCGGTGAAATGCTGAGCAGCATGTTGAATACCATTCATAACTTGCGTCATTACCAGCGCCTCATGGCTGGTTTGCGCGAGGCTATTCAACAGGGTAAATTGGCCGCCTTCGTCGACGCCTTCTATGCCAAACGCGGGCTTCCCGTGCCGCCTTTGGCGTGA
- the secD gene encoding preprotein translocase subunit SecD (part of the preprotein secretory system; when complexed with proteins SecF and YajC, SecDFyajC stimulates the proton motive force-driven protein translocation, and appears to be required for the release of mature proteins from the extracytoplasmic side of the membrane), with the protein MLNKYPLWKYALIVLVLAVGFIYSAPNLYPDDPAVQISGASTALQVNQADLDRASKALTDAGIAVKGTNLGEQGRGALLRLENQEDQLPAKDVVRKALGDDYVVALNLAPTTPQWLRNLGASPMKLGLDLSGGVHFLLEVDMDKAMSARMKVYEGEVKTLLRKERIRYRSLPQQDGAIMLGFADDATREQARSLVRKNFNDFDLTTNERNDLAVLRLALTQAKVTEIRDYAVKQNLTTVRNRVNELGVAEPLVQRQGANRIVVELPGVQDTAEAKRILGKTANLEFRFGAEPGASRATTEVFEFRDGGRSAAVERGLIITGDQVTDAQAGYDEHGRPQVNIRLDGHGGELMNRATRTNVGRSMAVIFIEQKPITRYEKKVVDGVEKDVAVQTFQEEKKIISLATIQSALGSQFRITGLNGQGESSELALLLRAGGLAAPMYFAEERTIGPSLGADNITKGIDASLWGMLFVSLFIIAIYRGFGVIATIALAGNMVLLLALMSLLGATLTLPGIAGIVLTMGMAVDANVLIFSRIREEMNAGMSAQRAIHEGFNRAYTAIIDANLTSLLVGGILFAMGTGPVKGFAVTMSLGIFTSMFTAIMVTRAMVNLTCGGRDIKKLWV; encoded by the coding sequence ATGCTCAACAAATACCCTCTGTGGAAATACGCACTGATCGTGCTGGTACTGGCGGTCGGCTTCATTTATTCCGCTCCCAACCTCTACCCGGACGACCCGGCCGTGCAGATCAGCGGTGCCAGCACGGCGCTGCAGGTCAACCAGGCCGACCTCGACCGCGCCAGCAAGGCATTGACCGATGCCGGCATCGCCGTCAAGGGCACCAACCTGGGCGAGCAGGGCAGGGGCGCGCTGTTGCGCCTGGAGAACCAGGAAGACCAGTTGCCGGCCAAGGACGTGGTCCGCAAGGCACTGGGCGATGACTACGTGGTGGCGCTGAACCTGGCCCCGACCACCCCGCAATGGTTGCGCAACCTCGGCGCGAGCCCCATGAAGCTCGGTCTGGACCTGTCCGGTGGCGTGCACTTCCTGCTGGAAGTGGACATGGACAAGGCCATGAGCGCGCGCATGAAAGTGTACGAAGGCGAGGTCAAGACCTTGCTGCGCAAAGAACGCATCCGCTACCGCAGCCTGCCACAGCAGGACGGCGCGATCATGCTCGGCTTCGCCGACGATGCGACCCGCGAACAGGCCCGCAGCCTGGTGCGCAAGAATTTCAACGATTTCGACCTGACCACCAACGAGCGCAACGACCTGGCGGTCCTGCGCCTGGCCCTGACCCAGGCCAAGGTCACCGAGATTCGTGACTACGCGGTCAAGCAGAACCTCACCACCGTGCGCAACCGTGTCAACGAGCTGGGCGTGGCCGAGCCGCTGGTGCAGCGCCAGGGCGCCAACCGCATCGTGGTCGAGCTGCCGGGCGTGCAGGACACGGCCGAAGCCAAGCGTATCCTCGGCAAGACCGCCAACCTGGAGTTCCGCTTCGGCGCCGAACCCGGTGCCTCGCGTGCGACCACCGAGGTCTTCGAGTTCCGCGATGGCGGTCGCTCCGCCGCCGTCGAGCGTGGCCTGATCATCACCGGTGACCAGGTGACCGATGCCCAGGCGGGCTACGACGAACATGGTCGCCCACAGGTCAACATCCGTCTGGACGGCCATGGCGGCGAACTGATGAACCGTGCCACGCGCACCAACGTCGGTCGCAGCATGGCGGTGATCTTCATCGAGCAGAAGCCGATCACCCGCTACGAGAAGAAAGTCGTCGACGGCGTCGAGAAGGACGTCGCCGTGCAGACCTTCCAGGAAGAGAAGAAGATCATCAGCCTGGCGACCATCCAGTCCGCCCTGGGTAGCCAGTTCCGCATCACCGGCCTCAACGGCCAGGGTGAATCGTCCGAGCTGGCCCTGCTGCTGCGTGCCGGTGGCCTGGCCGCACCGATGTACTTCGCCGAAGAGCGCACCATCGGCCCGAGCCTGGGTGCCGACAACATCACCAAGGGCATCGATGCGTCGCTGTGGGGCATGCTGTTCGTCTCGCTGTTCATCATCGCCATCTACCGCGGCTTCGGCGTGATCGCCACCATCGCCCTGGCGGGCAACATGGTCCTGCTGCTGGCGCTGATGTCGCTGCTCGGCGCGACCCTGACGCTGCCAGGTATCGCCGGTATCGTGCTGACCATGGGCATGGCGGTCGACGCCAACGTGCTGATCTTCTCGCGGATTCGCGAAGAGATGAACGCGGGCATGTCGGCGCAACGCGCCATCCATGAAGGCTTCAACCGCGCCTACACCGCGATCATCGACGCCAACCTGACCAGCCTGCTGGTCGGCGGCATCCTGTTCGCCATGGGCACAGGGCCGGTCAAGGGCTTCGCGGTCACCATGTCCCTCGGGATTTTCACCTCGATGTTCACCGCCATCATGGTGACCCGTGCCATGGTCAACCTGACCTGCGGCGGGCGTGACATCAAGAAGCTGTGGGTTTAA
- a CDS encoding thiol-disulfide oxidoreductase: MPVPERRPTPAPLLRPAETVVLYDGVCKLCNGVVRFLLRNDPQARLRLATVQSPEGQALLAWAGLPQQHFNTVAVIRDDQVWVRSDAFFELVPQLSSRWHWLKIFQYVPKAVRDAVYDLVARHRYRWFGRYERCQVPDARDQKRFLKADRQAPTGARAPD, encoded by the coding sequence ATGCCCGTGCCCGAACGACGACCGACCCCCGCACCCCTGCTTCGACCCGCTGAAACCGTCGTGCTATACGACGGCGTCTGCAAACTCTGCAACGGTGTCGTGCGGTTCTTGCTGCGCAACGATCCCCAGGCCCGCCTGCGCCTGGCCACCGTGCAGTCACCCGAGGGCCAGGCATTGCTGGCCTGGGCAGGACTGCCCCAGCAGCATTTCAATACCGTGGCGGTGATTCGCGACGATCAGGTCTGGGTGCGCTCCGATGCGTTCTTCGAACTGGTCCCGCAGCTGTCCAGCCGCTGGCACTGGCTGAAAATCTTTCAGTACGTGCCCAAGGCCGTGCGCGACGCGGTCTATGACCTTGTGGCGCGGCACCGCTACCGCTGGTTCGGCCGCTATGAGCGCTGCCAGGTGCCGGACGCGCGGGATCAGAAGCGCTTTCTGAAGGCTGACCGGCAGGCACCCACGGGCGCGCGCGCCCCTGACTGA
- a CDS encoding S-adenosylmethionine:tRNA ribosyltransferase-isomerase — protein MRVADFSFELPDSLIARHPLAERHGSRLLVLDGPSGALAHRQFTDLLEYLQPGDLMVFNNTRVIPARLFGQKASGGKLEVLVERVLDSHRVLAHVRASKAPKAGTVLLIEGGGEAEMVARHETLFELRFSEEVLPLLERVGHMPLPPYIDRPDEGADRERYQTVYAERAGAVAAPTAGLHFDEALLAKIAAKGVEQAFVTLHVGAGTFQPVRVDRIEDHHMHKEWLEVSQDVVDAVQACRARGGRVVAVGTTSVRSLESAARDGELKAFSGDTDIFLYPGRPFHVVDALVTNFHLPESTLLMLVSAFAGYPQTMAAYAAAVEQRYRFFSYGDAMFITRNPAPRGPEDQA, from the coding sequence ATGCGCGTCGCCGATTTTTCTTTCGAACTCCCTGATTCCCTGATCGCCCGCCATCCGCTGGCCGAGCGCCATGGCAGTCGCCTGCTGGTCCTGGACGGGCCGAGCGGGGCGCTGGCGCACCGGCAGTTCACCGACCTGCTGGAGTACCTGCAGCCCGGTGACCTGATGGTGTTCAACAACACCCGGGTGATCCCGGCGCGGCTGTTCGGCCAGAAGGCCTCTGGCGGCAAGCTCGAGGTGCTGGTCGAGCGCGTGCTCGATAGCCACCGGGTGCTGGCCCACGTGCGCGCCAGCAAGGCGCCCAAGGCCGGTACCGTGCTGCTCATCGAGGGCGGCGGCGAGGCCGAGATGGTCGCGCGTCACGAGACGCTGTTCGAGCTGCGCTTCAGCGAAGAGGTGCTGCCGCTGCTCGAGCGTGTCGGGCACATGCCGCTGCCGCCCTACATCGACCGCCCGGACGAGGGCGCCGACCGCGAGCGCTACCAGACCGTGTACGCCGAGCGCGCCGGTGCGGTGGCCGCGCCGACGGCAGGCCTGCACTTCGACGAAGCTTTGCTGGCTAAGATCGCCGCCAAGGGCGTCGAGCAGGCCTTCGTGACCCTGCACGTCGGGGCCGGCACCTTCCAGCCGGTGCGGGTCGATCGCATCGAAGACCACCACATGCACAAAGAGTGGCTGGAGGTCAGCCAGGACGTGGTCGACGCCGTGCAGGCCTGCCGTGCCCGTGGCGGTCGTGTGGTCGCCGTGGGTACCACCAGCGTGCGTTCGCTGGAGAGCGCGGCGCGGGATGGCGAGCTCAAGGCCTTCAGCGGCGACACCGACATCTTCCTGTACCCCGGCCGGCCCTTCCATGTGGTCGATGCCCTGGTCACCAACTTCCACCTGCCGGAGTCCACGCTGCTGATGCTGGTCTCGGCCTTCGCCGGTTACCCGCAGACCATGGCCGCCTATGCCGCGGCGGTGGAGCAGCGGTACCGCTTCTTCAGTTACGGTGATGCCATGTTCATCACCCGCAATCCCGCGCCACGCGGCCCAGAGGATCAAGCATGA
- a CDS encoding effector protein has translation MKDMLIHKYRLVVKTIGYIGWSLFWLLIWDILVTIDFMLFFDSKFSLPLIPLTLLGSALVVLVSFRNSSAYNRWWEARTLWGAMVNSSRSFARQVLTLIDNDTDSSNPIKATLLRRHVAYVNCLAAHLRREPCPAELIAFIPPSEFDRRNHSNNFANDILSGSATLLAKEYQAGRLDSIRLARLESTLVDLSNAQGGMERIANTPLPYPYVYFPRLFISLFCLIVPVGLVESLGWFTPLASTVVGFMLLAIERIGTDLQSPFRASEHQIPMDTICETIERNLESMQREAQHVDMTEQAPAFTPERTADATSH, from the coding sequence GTGAAAGACATGCTGATCCACAAGTACCGCCTGGTGGTGAAGACGATCGGCTACATCGGCTGGTCGCTGTTCTGGCTGCTGATCTGGGACATCCTGGTCACCATCGACTTCATGCTGTTCTTCGACAGCAAGTTCTCGCTGCCGCTGATCCCGCTGACCCTGCTCGGCTCCGCGCTGGTGGTGCTGGTCAGCTTTCGCAACAGCAGCGCCTACAACCGCTGGTGGGAAGCGCGCACGTTATGGGGCGCGATGGTGAACAGTTCGCGCAGCTTCGCGCGCCAGGTGTTGACGCTGATCGACAACGATACGGACAGCAGCAACCCGATCAAGGCAACCCTGCTGCGCCGGCACGTGGCCTACGTCAACTGCCTGGCCGCGCACCTGCGCCGCGAACCGTGCCCGGCGGAGCTGATCGCCTTCATCCCGCCGAGCGAGTTCGACCGGCGCAACCACTCGAACAACTTCGCCAACGACATTCTCAGCGGCTCGGCCACGTTGCTGGCCAAGGAGTACCAGGCCGGCCGGCTGGACAGCATTCGCCTGGCGCGTCTCGAGTCGACGCTGGTGGACCTGTCCAATGCCCAGGGCGGCATGGAGCGCATCGCCAACACGCCCCTGCCCTACCCCTACGTGTACTTTCCGCGGCTGTTCATCAGCCTGTTCTGCCTGATCGTGCCGGTCGGCCTGGTGGAGTCGCTGGGCTGGTTCACGCCGCTGGCCTCCACGGTGGTGGGCTTCATGCTGCTGGCCATCGAACGGATCGGTACCGACTTGCAGAGCCCGTTCCGCGCCAGCGAGCATCAGATTCCGATGGACACCATCTGCGAGACCATCGAGCGCAACCTGGAATCGATGCAGCGTGAAGCCCAGCACGTGGACATGACGGAACAGGCACCTGCCTTCACGCCCGAACGTACCGCTGACGCAACCAGCCACTGA